The following are encoded together in the Synergistaceae bacterium genome:
- a CDS encoding DNA-directed RNA polymerase subunit alpha encodes MEHDRHEIIVQESTPSYGKIIIEPLEKGYGVTLGNSLRRVLLSSISGAAIVAVRIEGVLHEFSTVPGVKEDVIELLVNLKHIPVCCHSSAVRTLRLEAEGPKVVTAADIEPDSEVEFPDPEAYICTLEEGKSVIMDIYVSTGTGYAAIDRPRAAYLPVDALQADALYSPVKRVKYDIQDKRMGQRTDYDSLCLEIWTNGAVSPESAVVQASRILKGYYASIVDSLAGSGSSALDEIIKGDDSAKSAAVAAGMEKRSVVPGFQMGENSIYSRPVRDLELSVRSENCLLRGGVHMIGELVSRTRDDLLKIRNLGKISLREIEEKLSKFDLHLSGDISAPLDDDDIDEQKQKEE; translated from the coding sequence ATGGAGCATGATCGTCACGAGATCATAGTACAGGAATCCACCCCGTCGTACGGCAAAATAATCATTGAGCCTCTCGAAAAAGGTTATGGGGTAACGCTGGGGAATTCTCTTCGCAGGGTGCTGCTTTCTTCCATCAGTGGTGCTGCAATAGTAGCAGTGCGCATTGAGGGTGTGCTGCATGAGTTCAGCACTGTTCCCGGTGTAAAAGAGGACGTTATCGAACTTTTGGTAAACCTTAAACATATACCGGTTTGTTGCCACTCATCCGCAGTCAGGACCCTTCGTCTGGAAGCGGAAGGGCCTAAGGTTGTTACTGCTGCGGATATCGAGCCTGACAGCGAGGTTGAATTTCCTGATCCCGAAGCCTATATATGTACATTGGAAGAGGGCAAATCGGTTATTATGGATATCTATGTAAGCACAGGCACCGGTTATGCTGCAATAGATCGTCCGCGGGCGGCTTATCTTCCTGTTGATGCACTTCAGGCGGATGCCCTATATTCACCGGTAAAGAGGGTAAAATACGATATACAGGATAAACGAATGGGACAACGAACGGACTATGATAGCCTCTGCCTTGAGATATGGACGAACGGGGCAGTTTCTCCTGAATCTGCCGTTGTTCAGGCCAGCAGGATACTTAAGGGCTACTATGCCTCTATAGTTGATTCCCTTGCCGGGTCTGGAAGCAGCGCTCTGGATGAGATCATCAAGGGCGATGACTCGGCAAAATCTGCGGCAGTTGCTGCCGGGATGGAGAAGCGGTCAGTTGTTCCCGGGTTCCAGATGGGAGAAAATTCTATATATTCAAGACCAGTCCGAGACCTTGAACTTTCGGTGCGAAGTGAGAACTGCCTTCTCCGCGGAGGAGTCCACATGATCGGTGAACTTGTCTCCAGGACCAGGGACGACCTTCTTAAGATCCGCAACCTCGGCAAGATCTCACTCAGGGAGATTGAAGAGAAACTCTCTAAATTTGACCTGCATCTCAGCGGAGACATAAGCGCCCCGCTTGATGATGATGACATCGACGAACAGAAACAGAAGGAGGAGTAA
- the truA gene encoding tRNA pseudouridine(38-40) synthase TruA, with translation MVRYTAEISYNGSMFHGWQRQSGLTSVQGVLEDGLSFLNGKHVDVIGAGRTDAGVHARGQVCSFGISRKWDSRELMLALNSKLPDGVTVMRLTQVRPDFHARYDAVSREYMYFIWNRNAIYPHLAPFTCWLKGGGYDWSLAAEACKYLKGEHDFRNFCHRGNKNGSTVRTLHSVRLQKSGSLIRLHLRGSGFLTNMVRIIVGNLELVAKKERDPEWINELFKPEYDRRDGGRTFPPAGLFLWKINYDPSPWD, from the coding sequence ATGGTCCGCTATACGGCGGAAATAAGCTATAACGGTTCAATGTTTCATGGCTGGCAGCGTCAGTCCGGGCTCACTTCAGTGCAGGGAGTTCTTGAGGATGGTCTTTCATTCCTCAATGGCAAGCATGTTGACGTTATAGGTGCCGGACGTACCGATGCCGGAGTGCATGCCCGCGGCCAGGTCTGCAGCTTTGGCATATCCAGGAAGTGGGACAGCCGCGAACTTATGCTCGCGCTGAATTCAAAACTGCCTGATGGCGTGACTGTTATGCGCCTGACGCAAGTAAGGCCTGATTTTCACGCAAGATACGATGCCGTCAGCAGGGAGTATATGTACTTTATCTGGAACAGGAACGCTATATATCCGCACCTTGCACCCTTTACCTGCTGGCTCAAAGGAGGCGGCTATGATTGGTCCCTTGCTGCAGAAGCATGTAAATATCTCAAAGGAGAGCATGATTTTCGAAACTTCTGTCACCGCGGAAACAAGAATGGGAGTACGGTCAGAACGCTTCACAGTGTAAGACTGCAAAAGAGCGGCAGCTTAATAAGGCTTCATCTCAGAGGCAGTGGTTTCCTCACAAATATGGTGCGTATAATAGTCGGGAACCTTGAACTGGTGGCTAAAAAAGAGCGTGACCCTGAATGGATAAACGAATTATTCAAGCCTGAATATGACAGAAGAGATGGCGGGAGAACGTTCCCACCCGCCGGGCTTTTCCTATGGAAAATAAATTATGATCCGTCACCGTGGGATTAA
- the infA gene encoding translation initiation factor IF-1: MAKEEVIEVKGKVVEPLPNAMFRVELENGHKILAHVSGKMRMHFIRILPGDRVLLQLSPYDLTRGRITYRYK; this comes from the coding sequence ATGGCCAAAGAAGAAGTAATTGAAGTAAAAGGCAAGGTAGTGGAGCCACTGCCCAACGCCATGTTCCGGGTAGAACTGGAAAATGGCCACAAGATACTGGCTCATGTCTCGGGTAAAATGCGGATGCATTTCATAAGGATCCTTCCCGGCGACCGTGTTCTGTTGCAGCTTTCGCCGTATGATCTGACTCGCGGGCGGATAACATACAGGTATAAGTAG
- a CDS encoding alcohol dehydrogenase, which translates to MLIVACQKCGELKVLAGSPDASGIAHVVWTCKRCGAGQVMEIAVSKDARRGDLRKIIGGLALSKIAADKSGMQDMHDEDDGDEFGDG; encoded by the coding sequence ATGCTAATAGTTGCTTGTCAGAAATGCGGAGAGTTAAAAGTGCTGGCCGGTTCGCCTGACGCGAGCGGTATCGCTCATGTGGTGTGGACGTGCAAGCGCTGTGGTGCGGGGCAGGTTATGGAGATAGCCGTAAGCAAGGATGCACGTCGCGGTGACCTGCGTAAAATAATCGGGGGGCTTGCTCTGTCTAAAATCGCGGCAGATAAGTCTGGAATGCAGGATATGCATGATGAAGACGACGGGGATGAGTTTGGGGATGGCTAA
- a CDS encoding DUF3084 domain-containing protein, which produces MFELLKEMNWSLLGTLIIASAIVAWAGDIIGMKLGRKRITFLKLRPKYTSRIISVLTGVGIAIVTLFVVSAASEPVRTALFSMNYVQNQITNLTAELQKNRSDLQGMEVELFESKGDLQEKQDELMRVEQKLSRATKSLEEARLQLVEMKAVKEKTEKEQRELQMEKSRLQSESKKLEESVKLLKEESEQLKAGIQRLREGRIAALTGEILAQGVISANVITEQQIDQIIDRLADEGRTLLAYRFGKKTEDIESLQVDNESIEKVKKTLTRSPGRWLVRLTALTNAVEGEPVMAETEVFNTKLIFKAKEVLSEKRFESGMPREQVEELVFRALRDVNVHAAREGVLRNPLTGNVGSMDTAEFIDAIEKITESKTGIKLYIIAAEDIYTEGPVRVKLILKNN; this is translated from the coding sequence TTGTTCGAGCTCCTCAAAGAAATGAACTGGAGCCTGCTGGGTACCCTGATAATTGCGAGTGCGATCGTTGCATGGGCCGGCGATATAATCGGCATGAAACTCGGCAGGAAAAGGATCACCTTCCTTAAACTGAGACCTAAGTATACATCCAGGATAATATCCGTGCTTACAGGCGTGGGTATCGCTATTGTGACGCTGTTTGTCGTCAGCGCCGCGTCTGAACCTGTCCGCACCGCGCTGTTCAGCATGAATTATGTCCAGAATCAGATAACAAACCTTACTGCGGAACTTCAAAAAAACAGGTCGGACCTTCAGGGGATGGAAGTAGAACTCTTTGAAAGTAAGGGCGATCTTCAGGAGAAGCAGGATGAGCTGATGAGAGTCGAACAGAAACTCTCACGCGCTACAAAGAGCCTTGAAGAGGCACGCCTTCAGCTTGTCGAAATGAAAGCCGTAAAAGAAAAGACGGAAAAGGAACAAAGAGAGCTCCAAATGGAAAAAAGCAGACTGCAATCAGAAAGCAAAAAACTTGAAGAATCTGTTAAGTTGCTTAAAGAGGAGTCGGAACAGCTTAAAGCTGGCATACAGCGTCTCAGGGAAGGCAGGATAGCCGCGCTTACAGGAGAAATACTTGCGCAGGGAGTCATATCTGCCAATGTGATTACAGAACAGCAGATAGATCAGATCATTGACAGACTTGCCGATGAAGGGCGCACACTTCTTGCTTACAGGTTCGGTAAAAAGACGGAAGATATAGAGTCATTGCAGGTAGACAACGAATCGATAGAAAAAGTCAAAAAAACACTTACCCGCTCTCCTGGGCGCTGGCTTGTGAGACTGACCGCGCTTACAAATGCAGTAGAGGGCGAACCCGTAATGGCGGAGACAGAGGTGTTCAATACCAAGCTTATATTCAAGGCTAAAGAAGTTCTCTCAGAAAAGAGATTTGAAAGCGGTATGCCGCGCGAACAGGTTGAAGAACTTGTATTCAGGGCGCTCAGGGATGTCAATGTGCATGCGGCAAGGGAGGGCGTTCTGAGGAATCCGCTTACAGGGAACGTCGGATCGATGGACACGGCTGAATTTATTGATGCGATAGAGAAAATAACGGAAAGCAAGACCGGCATAAAACTTTATATTATAGCTGCAGAAGACATTTATACAGAGGGTCCGGTCCGCGTAAAGCTTATTTTAAAAAATAATTAA
- the lat gene encoding L-lysine 6-transaminase, translating into MSANFSVAPKDVFPTIEKLMLRDGFDIVIDMEKSKGSHIVDSVSGINWLDFYTFFASSPFGMNHPKLETPEFKEKIFRAAINKVANSDIYTQEMAEFIKTFGEVAVPEGFKHIFLIDYGTLAVENTFKVAMDWKVSKLLAAGKISKGDAYDGKKGTKILHFNEAFHGRSGYTLSVTNTNDPNKHQRFAKFTEWPRVLNPKITFPLEDNLGVVQWLEAQSIKQIKKAIMDDPDGIAAIIIETIQGEGGDNHFRTEFFQQLRNICDESDIMLIFDEVQCGMGITGKMWAWQHHTPVMPDIFSFGKKAQVCGLIAGPRVDEVENNCFTVSSRINSTWGGNTVDMVRSTKYLEIYREEKILDYVTNTAGPALYKGLKELESEFSGYISNVRGKGLMCAYDICCPELRDKFLKECHNNNMLILGCGSNTVRFRPALNVPVADIEKGIEISRKAAKAVFTK; encoded by the coding sequence ATGTCAGCAAACTTTTCAGTAGCGCCAAAGGATGTATTCCCAACCATCGAGAAGCTGATGCTACGTGACGGATTCGATATTGTCATTGACATGGAGAAGTCAAAGGGAAGTCACATTGTCGATTCAGTATCGGGTATAAACTGGCTTGACTTCTACACGTTCTTTGCATCATCGCCTTTTGGGATGAACCACCCGAAACTCGAGACCCCGGAGTTCAAAGAAAAGATTTTCCGCGCTGCTATCAATAAAGTTGCAAATTCCGACATCTATACCCAGGAAATGGCAGAGTTTATAAAGACATTCGGCGAAGTTGCAGTTCCCGAAGGCTTTAAGCATATCTTCCTGATAGACTACGGCACGCTGGCGGTCGAAAACACCTTCAAGGTCGCAATGGACTGGAAAGTCAGCAAGCTTCTTGCGGCGGGCAAGATTTCAAAGGGCGATGCCTATGACGGCAAAAAAGGGACCAAGATCCTTCACTTCAACGAAGCATTCCACGGCCGCAGCGGATACACCCTTTCTGTGACAAACACCAACGACCCGAACAAACACCAGCGTTTCGCCAAGTTCACAGAGTGGCCGCGTGTACTCAATCCTAAAATCACATTCCCCCTGGAGGACAACCTCGGTGTGGTGCAATGGCTCGAAGCGCAGTCTATCAAGCAGATCAAAAAAGCGATTATGGATGATCCTGACGGGATCGCGGCTATTATTATCGAGACTATCCAGGGAGAAGGCGGAGACAACCACTTCCGTACAGAATTCTTCCAGCAGTTGCGCAACATTTGCGACGAATCTGACATAATGCTGATTTTCGACGAAGTTCAGTGCGGAATGGGCATAACCGGCAAGATGTGGGCATGGCAGCATCATACCCCTGTGATGCCTGACATCTTCTCCTTCGGGAAGAAGGCGCAGGTCTGCGGGCTTATAGCGGGTCCCCGTGTCGATGAAGTTGAGAATAATTGTTTCACTGTCTCCAGCAGGATAAACTCAACATGGGGCGGCAACACTGTCGATATGGTCCGCTCAACGAAGTACCTCGAGATCTACCGTGAAGAGAAGATCCTTGACTATGTCACGAACACAGCCGGACCGGCGCTATACAAAGGGCTCAAGGAACTCGAATCAGAATTTTCAGGATACATCTCTAACGTCCGCGGCAAGGGGCTTATGTGTGCATATGACATCTGCTGCCCGGAACTCCGCGACAAGTTCCTCAAGGAGTGCCACAACAACAACATGCTGATCCTCGGCTGCGGAAGCAATACAGTCCGCTTCCGCCCTGCACTCAATGTGCCCGTTGCGGACATAGAGAAAGGGATCGAGATCTCACGCAAGGCGGCAAAGGCAGTATTTACAAAGTAA
- a CDS encoding ATP-binding cassette domain-containing protein translates to MKFGTALSLKGVEFRYPEAAKATLRGLDLEIEAGEWIAVLGSNGSGKSTLMKLFNALLIPTQGVCLVDGRDTKGFGEAEAVRSKISIIFQNPEDQIVAAVVEEDTAFGPENLGLPSIEIQARVKDALTAAGLWDRRKAPVSALSGGQKQLLALAGALAVKPGCLLLDEAMSMLDPAGRRNFLELVNNENDNGLTIVQVTHRLEEISGADVVVVLENGVFVWRGTPEELLAQPRETLREMNFEKPPVAVLRDELAKNGVIPWSTRADILSIRDKLCL, encoded by the coding sequence ATGAAATTTGGGACGGCCCTTTCTCTCAAGGGTGTCGAATTCCGGTATCCTGAAGCTGCGAAGGCAACTCTTCGCGGCTTGGATCTGGAAATAGAAGCCGGAGAGTGGATAGCTGTCCTTGGCTCTAACGGGTCAGGGAAGTCTACCTTGATGAAACTCTTTAATGCCCTGTTGATCCCTACGCAGGGCGTTTGTCTTGTTGATGGACGGGACACAAAGGGTTTTGGTGAGGCTGAGGCTGTGCGTTCAAAAATTTCCATAATATTTCAGAATCCTGAAGATCAGATCGTTGCGGCTGTAGTTGAGGAAGATACGGCTTTTGGTCCGGAGAATCTTGGGCTGCCGTCTATTGAGATACAGGCGCGTGTTAAAGACGCGCTTACCGCCGCTGGACTTTGGGACAGGCGCAAAGCCCCTGTTTCGGCGCTTTCCGGGGGACAGAAGCAACTTCTTGCTCTTGCCGGAGCTCTTGCCGTTAAGCCGGGATGTCTTTTGCTTGATGAGGCAATGTCGATGCTTGATCCGGCCGGCCGCAGGAATTTTCTTGAGCTTGTAAATAATGAGAACGATAACGGCCTGACTATTGTGCAGGTCACACATCGCCTTGAAGAAATTTCAGGCGCCGATGTTGTTGTCGTACTTGAAAATGGAGTTTTTGTCTGGCGCGGAACACCTGAGGAGTTATTGGCGCAGCCTCGGGAAACCCTGCGTGAGATGAACTTTGAGAAACCTCCTGTTGCTGTGCTGAGGGACGAGCTGGCAAAGAATGGTGTGATCCCATGGTCGACACGAGCCGATATCTTAAGCATAAGAGATAAATTATGTCTCTGA
- a CDS encoding ATP-binding cassette domain-containing protein yields the protein MSLKVKNLSYTYNLGMPTETAALFDVSLEVESGEILSIVGHTGSGKSTLAQHLNGIMIPQSGEVSVNGITVSSDSKDLRKIRREVGLVFQYPEQQIFAETVEEEIAFGPYNWGVRKEDLHSRVRAAVRMIGLDESILPCNPFTLSGGQKRCVAIASVLSSDPSYIVLDEPTAGLDARGARELLAVLRSRADRGIGIIHITHDLDLALRISTKILVLENGKQILCGSPRETAELLRSTQVLGLALPDVLKLSFELRESGLINSITWDPHELAKMITEAG from the coding sequence ATGTCTCTGAAAGTAAAAAATCTAAGCTATACATATAATTTGGGAATGCCGACTGAAACGGCCGCACTCTTTGATGTCTCTCTGGAGGTGGAAAGCGGCGAGATACTGTCGATCGTAGGGCATACCGGCAGCGGTAAATCCACGCTTGCTCAGCATCTTAACGGCATTATGATCCCGCAGTCCGGAGAGGTTTCGGTCAACGGGATCACAGTTTCATCAGATTCGAAAGACCTTCGCAAGATCCGCAGGGAGGTCGGGCTTGTATTTCAATACCCCGAACAGCAGATATTTGCAGAGACAGTTGAAGAAGAAATAGCATTTGGCCCATATAACTGGGGAGTACGCAAAGAAGATCTGCACAGCAGGGTCAGGGCGGCCGTCAGAATGATCGGTTTGGACGAGTCTATCCTCCCATGCAATCCGTTTACGCTTTCAGGCGGTCAGAAGCGGTGTGTTGCAATAGCCTCAGTCCTTTCCTCGGATCCATCATACATAGTGCTTGACGAGCCCACAGCCGGACTTGACGCACGCGGCGCCCGCGAACTGCTTGCGGTCCTGCGTTCCAGAGCTGATCGAGGCATTGGCATTATACATATAACACATGATCTTGATCTGGCGCTGCGTATCAGCACAAAAATACTTGTCCTGGAGAACGGGAAACAGATATTATGCGGTTCCCCCCGTGAAACCGCTGAACTTCTCCGCAGTACGCAGGTACTGGGGCTGGCCCTGCCTGATGTTTTAAAACTGTCGTTTGAACTCAGGGAAAGCGGACTCATCAACTCAATTACATGGGATCCTCATGAGCTTGCGAAGATGATAACGGAGGCAGGCTAA
- a CDS encoding rod shape-determining protein gives MTDLWSRDIGIDLGTATVIVFIKGKGVVLREPSVVAMDQNTGKIFSVGEDAKIMIGRTPGNVVAIRPLRDGVIADYTMTEVMLREFIKKVTSGVERIVRHRIMIGVPAGATDVERRAVLEAALEVGAKEAYLIEEPMAAAIGANMPVGEPVGNMVVDIGGGTTDIAIASLGGLVVFESLRVGGDKFDEAFVRYMRRQYNLAIGDQTAEDVKKSIGACDIARASEDMTMEIRGRDLIQGLPRQMTVSSVDVARAIEEPVNSIIAGIKRVLEKTPPELAADVIDRGIILTGGGAYLRGLTELITEETEINAVVAESAAECVALGTGIALESLDKLKETGAVYSATKRGYKWR, from the coding sequence CTGACTGATTTGTGGAGCAGGGATATAGGAATAGATCTGGGAACAGCTACGGTTATAGTATTTATTAAAGGTAAGGGAGTAGTCCTGAGGGAACCATCGGTAGTTGCGATGGATCAGAACACAGGTAAAATCTTCTCTGTCGGTGAGGATGCGAAAATCATGATAGGCCGGACTCCGGGAAACGTAGTAGCGATACGACCTCTGAGGGACGGCGTTATAGCTGACTATACCATGACAGAGGTAATGCTCAGAGAATTTATAAAGAAAGTTACATCGGGTGTGGAGCGGATCGTCCGTCACAGAATAATGATAGGTGTACCTGCCGGCGCAACTGATGTGGAACGGCGTGCAGTCCTTGAGGCCGCGCTTGAAGTAGGCGCAAAGGAAGCATATCTGATAGAAGAACCAATGGCCGCGGCAATAGGAGCGAACATGCCGGTTGGTGAACCTGTGGGCAATATGGTTGTAGATATAGGCGGCGGCACTACTGACATCGCCATTGCGTCACTGGGAGGGCTTGTCGTTTTCGAATCGCTGCGAGTCGGCGGAGATAAGTTTGACGAGGCATTTGTACGCTATATGCGGCGGCAGTATAACCTTGCGATCGGCGACCAGACTGCCGAGGATGTAAAAAAGTCGATCGGAGCCTGTGACATTGCACGGGCATCAGAAGATATGACGATGGAAATAAGGGGCCGGGACCTGATCCAAGGCCTGCCTCGTCAGATGACTGTATCCAGTGTGGATGTCGCACGGGCTATAGAAGAGCCGGTCAACAGCATAATTGCCGGCATAAAAAGGGTCCTTGAGAAGACACCGCCTGAACTTGCCGCAGATGTTATTGACAGAGGAATAATTCTTACGGGCGGAGGAGCTTATCTCCGCGGACTTACCGAACTTATAACCGAAGAAACTGAAATAAATGCCGTAGTGGCGGAATCAGCGGCGGAGTGTGTTGCGCTTGGCACGGGAATAGCTCTTGAATCACTGGATAAACTTAAAGAAACCGGAGCTGTATATTCGGCAACTAAGCGAGGATATAAATGGCGTTGA
- a CDS encoding energy-coupling factor transporter transmembrane protein EcfT: MSFISRITLGQYIPADSFLHALDPRCKILMTLLAMTGIFASGTLPALVLWGLMLPAAIYMSKVPVGAVLRSAKPVLILIIFTSLLHLFWTPGAEIFRLAFLSVTEEGCVMALRMGLRLLYLVLYAGLLTLTTSPSELSDGLEAIMGPFRRFGLPSHEIAMMMTIALRFIPTLFEETERIIKSQMSRGADFESGGLVKRARAYIPVLIPLFVLVFQRAETLASAMESRCYRGGKGRVRMYPLKWGCAENTAVMIFVIFIVTVIIIDRMSM; this comes from the coding sequence ATGTCTTTTATAAGCAGAATTACGCTTGGACAGTATATACCGGCTGATTCTTTCCTTCATGCTCTGGATCCGCGCTGCAAAATCCTTATGACTTTGCTTGCGATGACAGGGATATTTGCCAGCGGGACCTTACCTGCACTTGTCTTATGGGGACTTATGCTGCCGGCGGCAATATATATGTCAAAAGTTCCGGTCGGAGCAGTGTTGCGTTCTGCGAAGCCGGTTCTTATCCTAATAATATTTACATCGCTGCTGCATTTATTCTGGACGCCTGGTGCAGAAATATTTCGGCTTGCTTTTCTCTCTGTTACAGAAGAGGGTTGTGTTATGGCACTGCGTATGGGACTTAGGCTTCTATATCTTGTTCTTTATGCCGGGTTGCTGACCCTGACTACAAGTCCGTCGGAACTTTCGGATGGGCTTGAGGCTATTATGGGACCGTTTCGCAGGTTTGGCCTGCCTTCACATGAAATAGCAATGATGATGACCATCGCTTTGCGTTTCATACCGACGCTTTTTGAAGAGACGGAACGTATAATAAAGTCTCAGATGTCAAGGGGGGCTGACTTTGAAAGCGGCGGACTTGTAAAAAGAGCAAGGGCTTATATTCCTGTCCTGATCCCCTTATTTGTCCTCGTTTTTCAGCGGGCCGAGACGCTGGCATCAGCAATGGAGTCCAGATGCTACAGGGGCGGGAAGGGGCGTGTCCGCATGTACCCGCTTAAATGGGGATGCGCAGAAAATACCGCGGTAATGATTTTCGTTATTTTTATTGTGACAGTGATTATCATTGACAGGATGTCCATGTGA
- the rpsD gene encoding 30S ribosomal protein S4: MSRYTGPVCRLCRAEGTKLFLKGDRCYTEKCGLTKRNSKPGQHGTRRGKMSEYGLRLREKQKLRRFYCLNESQFSTVYEKATKLSGQPGHNFLQLLERRLDNVVYRLGFGVSRSQARQLICHGHFTVNGHKLDIPSAVLKPGDVVAVAEGSRDVVLLKNNMETAAARSIPAWLSFNADAMTGSVVTVPIREQIEVPVNEQLVVEFYAR, encoded by the coding sequence ATGAGCAGATACACAGGACCTGTTTGCAGGCTTTGCCGTGCAGAGGGTACGAAGCTCTTTTTGAAGGGAGACCGCTGTTATACTGAGAAATGCGGCCTTACCAAGCGTAATTCAAAACCGGGGCAGCACGGCACCCGCCGCGGTAAAATGAGTGAATACGGACTCCGTCTCAGGGAGAAGCAGAAACTTCGCCGTTTCTACTGCCTCAATGAATCTCAGTTCAGCACTGTATACGAAAAAGCTACAAAACTGTCCGGGCAGCCGGGGCATAATTTCCTGCAGCTTCTGGAACGCCGTCTTGACAATGTGGTCTATCGTCTCGGTTTTGGTGTCAGCCGCAGCCAGGCACGTCAGTTGATCTGCCACGGACACTTTACGGTGAACGGTCATAAGCTTGATATACCGAGTGCGGTGCTTAAGCCCGGTGATGTAGTAGCGGTAGCAGAGGGCAGCAGAGACGTGGTCCTTCTCAAGAACAACATGGAGACAGCCGCAGCCCGCAGCATCCCGGCATGGCTCTCGTTCAATGCCGATGCTATGACAGGCAGCGTTGTAACCGTGCCTATCCGCGAGCAGATCGAAGTGCCTGTAAACGAACAGCTCGTCGTTGAATTCTATGCCCGTTAG
- the rpsK gene encoding 30S ribosomal protein S11: MAKRVQRSRKRKERKNVSYGVAHIFSTFNNTIVTLTDKQGNALSWASGGNVGFKGTRKSTPYAAQMSAAQAAKVAQDHGVLEIDVIVKGPGPGRESAIRSLQAAGLQVNVIRDATPIPHNGCRPPKRRRV, translated from the coding sequence TTGGCCAAACGCGTACAGCGTAGTCGTAAACGCAAGGAAAGAAAGAACGTAAGCTATGGTGTGGCACATATATTTTCGACATTCAACAATACCATAGTCACACTCACGGACAAGCAGGGCAATGCGCTTTCATGGGCATCGGGCGGAAATGTTGGTTTTAAGGGAACACGTAAATCCACGCCTTATGCCGCACAGATGTCGGCTGCACAGGCAGCTAAGGTTGCACAGGATCACGGCGTTTTAGAGATTGATGTCATAGTCAAGGGCCCGGGCCCGGGGCGTGAGTCGGCTATACGTTCGCTTCAGGCGGCCGGGCTGCAGGTCAATGTGATACGTGATGCAACTCCGATCCCGCACAATGGCTGCCGTCCGCCAAAACGGCGCCGCGTATAG
- the rplQ gene encoding 50S ribosomal protein L17 → MRHRVTTRRLGRCSSHRWAMLGNMAASLFIEGSIVTTTTRAKEVRRVAEKLITKAKSGELDDRRLVIARLPHKEAVAKLFNELGPKYASRNGGYTRIVKLGARLGDASPMAVIQLVD, encoded by the coding sequence ATGAGACACCGCGTAACAACAAGGCGGTTGGGGCGCTGCAGCTCCCATAGGTGGGCTATGCTTGGAAACATGGCCGCCAGTCTCTTTATTGAGGGCAGCATTGTTACCACTACGACAAGGGCAAAAGAAGTCCGCAGGGTAGCCGAGAAACTCATCACAAAGGCTAAATCCGGCGAGCTGGACGATCGTCGACTTGTCATAGCCCGTTTGCCCCACAAAGAGGCTGTTGCTAAGCTCTTCAACGAACTTGGACCGAAATATGCCAGCCGCAATGGCGGCTATACTAGAATTGTCAAACTCGGCGCACGCTTAGGCGATGCCTCCCCTATGGCGGTCATCCAGCTGGTTGACTAG
- the rpsM gene encoding 30S ribosomal protein S13, with protein MARLAGVDLPREKRIEIALTYIFGIGPAVAQQIIATTGVDPNTRVKDLTEDEEQKLRAEIENNHKVEGDLRREIAMNIKRLMDIGCYRGLRHRQGLPVRGPRTKTNARTRKGPKRTVAGKKKATK; from the coding sequence ATGGCTCGTTTAGCCGGAGTAGACCTGCCGCGTGAGAAGAGAATCGAAATAGCCCTGACCTATATTTTCGGTATTGGGCCGGCAGTTGCACAGCAGATCATTGCCACGACAGGCGTCGATCCCAACACGAGGGTCAAGGATCTGACTGAGGATGAAGAACAGAAGCTGCGCGCAGAAATTGAAAACAATCACAAGGTGGAAGGTGACCTTCGCCGTGAGATAGCTATGAACATCAAGCGACTCATGGATATTGGTTGCTACCGTGGCCTCAGACATCGTCAGGGTCTCCCTGTCCGCGGTCCGAGGACCAAGACGAATGCCCGCACACGTAAGGGTCCGAAGAGGACAGTAGCCGGCAAGAAGAAAGCCACGAAGTAA
- the rpmJ gene encoding 50S ribosomal protein L36, with protein sequence MKVRPSVKTICEYCRIIKRHGVVRVICSRNPRHKQRQGARR encoded by the coding sequence ATGAAAGTAAGACCGTCGGTCAAGACAATTTGTGAGTATTGCAGGATAATCAAACGCCACGGCGTTGTACGCGTGATATGCAGCAGAAATCCGCGTCACAAACAGCGTCAAGGAGCAAGGAGGTAG